DNA from Brassica napus cultivar Da-Ae chromosome C4, Da-Ae, whole genome shotgun sequence:
ttaaagtcgGTATAGATAGATCATCTGATTTACAACTATTTGAAAAAGATTCCTTGGCATGCCACATTCTAGATTCACTATTTATCAGTTCTTCTGAAACACTAATGTTATCTGAGGAAGTATCAAGATTCAAGGACTCTTGCCTTGGATTTATGTGCCTCTCAGCATAGAAACCAAAATAAAGCCTTAAAAGCACAAAAGCAGGGTAAACACTCTGAACATCACTTTGGGTCTAAAAAGCAGATGCGGTTtctaacatataaaaattgCTCAAACAAACAGAAATGCGGCTTTagaaatttatttacaaaaaaaggaaaaaaaaagagagaccaTAGTAAAAGTATTGGCATTGTTATATATACAAACAGTGACTTTTGACGGGAACATAGAGCATAAGAGACATTTAGAGACTAAAAAACctgaaagggagagagagatagacAAGAGAGATAGACAAAGTCTAATCTCACATTTTCACCTCCTGCCTCTGTTCTATCTCCCTACTCTTTGGTTGTCACGAGTGTGTCGATTCTGTCGACTCTTCGACACCATTGAGCTCAGGTGATTCGGTTCCCGAGCCTGGAGTTGACGTTGATGTTGTATCAGGTTCAGTAAGGCCATTGCTGATGTGTTTATCCACTGAGAAAGAAGCAGTTGATAATTTGTTTGGTTTCGAGTCAAGGAAGAGGCAAACTACAGCGCAGTCATCGCCTTTGAAGTGGGAACTTCCATCTCCAATTCCTCACTGCAGCTTCCACCAAGGCCGACCAGCTGTGCAACGTGTTGGTGCTTTCGCTACAATCTCCACAACTTCTTCATTCGTCAATACATCCCATATCTAGCAAAGTTTCAAGAACACACTTAAGAGACCAAATAGTTTTGTACCTCTATTATATGCATTTATTCAGAACTATTGGACTTTTTACTACTACTATTTCATTGACAGTGTGATATCTCTTACCCAATCAGTTGCCAAGACAACAAATTCATCTTTCTCAGTGAGGCGTCCGTAGGACACGTCAGGCACAGAAATGAGAATAAAGTCCTTAAGGCAAAAATCTCCAAAAGCACGCGCCATGGCCAGACCAGGTGAGTTGTGGTTAGGAAGCCAGAGGCGGGAAACTCCTGGTTCATCCCGGAGAGCAAATATACGTCCTCTGCATCTCTTTATCCTTGCTGCTTCACTTGGTAACATCAAAACTCCCAacttttattgataaaaaccaaATTATCTTCTCAAATGCTTAAAAGCTAAAACTAAAGTTTCATCACAGTAGTTCCGTAAGAAGAACTTAAGGATGATGAAACTGGTTATAAAAACCTTTGTGAAGAGGAAGATGTAGCAGTAAAATAACCTGGAACATCTGGTTTGAGATCTTCAGTTAACTGAAAAGGAACAAGTTTATTCTCTTTATTCCTCGTACCCAATACTGCTCTTGAATCCCCAATGTTTCCAACAACAAGATGTTGACCCTAAACCAAATAAcctaaagaacaaaaaaaaaatacaaatgaaaagGACTTTTCGCAACAAAACTCAGACACAACATGAGAATATTTGGTCCAACTATCTACCTGCTTAACCATAGTAACTGCAGTAGTACCACTACAAAAGCAATCAACATCCACTTGCATCTTCAATTCCTTGTCCATGAATCTGTAGGCTTTAACAATCGAGGTCAACATCATCTGAACCATATCCTGATCCTCGTTGTAGACTCGGGATTCACCATTACCAGATATTTGCACAACGCTGTCAGAGGTCATTCTGTCAGCAGTGTTGAGGCTGATCTCTTTAAGAACCTCCTCGCAGGAGAGATAGGACTCCAAGTGAGAGCCTAATTTGAGCGGAAGCAAATCCCTGACTCTCTTTGCGATAACGTGACCGTAAGGACCATGTCCATCAAATACACCACAAAATACAGTGTCCTCCATTGACCCAAAATtctgaaacatttaaaaaaaaaatcaaatattcagCTGAGTTGACACTAAGCCTATACaacttattaaaaagataaaacttcaaaaagttatatatttgacAATTAAACCAATGGTCCTTAGAGTAAAACATTTGATGGCATACTCTTAGAAAGTAAATGAAGATAGTTATATAGAACTTACAACAACAAGAACTATATTGAGTAATACATTTAATgagaactagattttgaccgcgctttattttcttttttttttcaatggtcaaaatatttagtaaatgtcatatttcatatatttgtgttttattttataaaagacttaaactttttatctttctttatcatgtttcattttaaatgactatttatgtttaaaaaattaaactttatttttttaataaattaagttggtataactctgatgaattaattttattatgtggttaatatttttaataaaaataattatatacttttaataaagatttatacttttcaatgaaaaaatcaattttttttatgaatgcttaaattatattaagaaaaaaaaaattaattaagaatggttgaaaaaaaaattatttgaacttggactcaatggtccaaaagaaaaaaaaagtgagaattggatctgatttcttaatcaGTCCAAATGGCCAAGAGAGATCTAATGTGGACAGTGGGCTGGATCCGAAAATAATGGTCCAATATAgatgtattattaatattacttgattgccttcaatgaaacatgcaatgttagtaaagaaatGTCAGACTAAAGTAAAAaggacaataggatcctgctttaatagtatagatgtacACATACTAATTAACAACATTGGTTTTAACAGAACAAACGCACCTCCCAGACAATCATGGCGTCCTGGTTAGGACCTTTCTTGCCCTGTTGGGAGAAGAGAGACGCATGATCGGTAGAGCCATTCAAGAATTTGCATTATAAGACCTTGgttgttttctatatatatacagtcgatttatttCTCATATATACGACGCACAATAATTtgcataataaataaatcaaacgcttaaagaaagatattaaatgtgtattgtgaataagtgatttgcatatttaatgatttcaacttgcgcaagtaatccatattagaaaggtaagttattaaaaacaaattttgtcaataagttatttgcatatttaatgatttcaacttgcgcaagtaatccaaaTTAGAaatgtaagttattaaaaacaaacaacctaattagaaacattaaaatattttctaagcaaatgtaattaatatgatatcaacatgcgcaagtttactgtttgaataataaggaaagtttttaatatttgtcttagttctaaatcttgcccaatgCTAAAttaaatcgataattattatcctcctagctatatatgggcttaacgaaatcgacaatagttttgggcttgtctacataagcgattgattaaaataaataaaaaacaaaattcaaaaaaatcgaccaatagaattataacaatttttctgaGAAGCTCTATATTAATGTCAtgtcagcagaaatcactaaagtaacttctcttttaatatatagggggatGCATTACATGAAGTAGTTAGAATTAGttaaaaaatggaataaaaatcTATAAGAACCATCTTAAAAATTGGCAAGTAAtattttgtacttcagttttaatagaatagatgaatttTTGTCACGAATAAAGAAATTTCAttcaatccaaaaaaatattattgttaacacataaaataaatgatgtgaATTATTATAGTAAACTAGATGATAACCCACGCTTTCTGCAGagtgaatttaaaaaaaaaatattttgtagtcaaatattataaacaaaatgcATTTTTTGTCAGTAATCTGGTTTGGGTTctgataatatattataaaatagtcaaaaattaaaattcatatatactttaaattttttaaaatgtaaaaataaaaaataatatataacatataaatttgaataatgtatgccaaaatacttaaatttaacataaaaattggtttaacttaaataattggattgaaaatcaatagatattttaattattttaggtaTTATAAGTATTGTTTAGCTATTTTAAACATGTACTTATAACTATTTTCATATAGTTTCAAGTATTTGGACAACTTAAAAAtgtcttatatattttgtatattcttttagatattaaatttaaaaataattaatatgtttaaatattaatcttGTTCGGATATATTCGGATgcctaaaatattttggtttggatcgggttcggttccggttctctaaaactaaaatttttaactCATTCGGATATCTAACCAATTTTAGTTAAAGTTCAGTACTATTATTTGAATTGGCCTTGGTTTGGTTTTTtggattcagatttttttgcccaaccctatatttttattgtgacaaaattttaaacgaaaATGAGGatgtttcatatttattttgggtatgcaacaaaatttaaaccaaaacacATATTACTATGTACGTTACCCAtttgattaattattaaaaactgtTATAAGCCTATTAAAGGAAAACAATGGgctgaacttaaaaaaaaactttaccaTTTCAGATTGTCAATCGACACTTCCAAATATTCTATGTCGGTGTTGTGATGAATAGAAATTTGGTTAGGTTTAGGAAAGCAAATTTGTTGTGCAATCCATGTTCTCTCTAGGTGATTTCAAtaacttcaaaataaattttagttttatcgaTCTCTTGTAAGATTTTCGAACAATatcaattaataaaatcttacacttGCTAGAGTAATCAATTGTTTtccaattaatatataggtgAGTATATTAATCACATAAATCCAAACAataccttttgtttatttataatatatttatggtaaataaataaaaataaacattttatttattttatatggtatataattatatttcaaagattttttaaatttatagtatattttaatataaatattatccttgagacttcctactcatatagttttattaacatttgtatatttgatgtaacaaaaaatttaaaccattaatcttAAAATTGTCGATGTGGTATTTTtgatgcaaatttcaaaattaaaatattacggTCTCAATATgaatactattaaataaaaattcatattaatacgattgtataatcatttgtatcttgttataacaaaacaattaaaccactacaagaaaacgtgcccataacaacgaagatttacgacgaaaatatttcgtcgtaaatttacatggtgtttacaacgTAGTTACGAGGAAtccaactttcgtcgtaaacgccatgtaaatttacgacgaatagtgttcgtcgtaaaatccatgtaagtttacgacgaatgtacgtgaaatgagaaatacgtcgtaatcattacatcgacattacaacgaaacatgttaccgttatatttaggtgaaaatgTGTATTCattgtgctttaacttacctaatttcgtcgtaaaatcgttgtaaatattatgttaaaaccatgtaaaatccatgtaaaatattccttgtaaaatcgttgttatatttcaactatccaactcgaaaatttctctatatatatgtcatttcccacaactctcttcctcacaacacacaaacggaaaaaaaatcagaaaaaatcagaaaaaaaaaagatttcaaaaaaaatttaagaaaaaaatggccagtggcgacgggagggtgacgaacgcatttctgagcgggctagagacattcatgcactaggcgggctgtacaccgatcacacaggtaagcagtaagatgttctgcccctgtcggaaatgcaggAATTCAAAATTtacacgtagtgaaactgtatggaagcatttagtaaacagaggatttacaccacattactacatttggtatcaacatggagagggttatgggggaaatgaagctagtagtagtaataataattttgaggatggtcatcatagtgaagaaccgaatcatttgcataatgaatataattatcatcaagatcatgagcagatgatagatcatgatagggttcaagatatgattagtgatgcatttttagaaacaactacaacaatagctgatggaactggaaatgtagaagaacctaatttggatgcaaaaaggttttatgaaatgctagatgttgcaaatcaaccaatctacactggttgtagagaaggtctctctaaattatctctagcagctaggatgatgaatattaaaacggatcataatttacctgagaattgcatggatgcatgggcggagttgtttaaagagtatttgctagaagacaacgtgtctgctgaatcttattatgagattcagaaattgatttatagtcttgggttgcctttggagatgattgatgtttgcatcgacaactgcatgatctactgggaagaagatgacaagttagaagagtgtcgattctgcaaaaaaccacgattcaaaccgcaaggccgtgggaggaatagggtaccgtaccaaaggatgtggtacctaccatttacagacagattgaaaacattatatcaatctgagaggactgctgcgtcgatgaggtggcatgcggaacatgtccagagagatggtgaggttacACATCCATCAGActcaagagcgtggaaacatttcaacaaggtacacgcagattttgctacaaatattcggaatgtctatcttgggttatgcaccgatggatttagtccatttggaatgtctggtagacaatattctttgtggccagtcattcttacgccgtacaatttaccgtcGGATATGTGCATgaaacaagaatttctatttttgaccatattaatccctgggccgaagcatccaaaacggtctcttgatgtttttcttcaaccgttgatagaagagctaaagcaattgtggtcagaaggggtaaggacgtacgattgttccttgaaaaaaaaatttacgatgcgagcagttctgctgtggacgataagtgatttcccttctaatgggatgttgtctggctggacaacacatggaagattatcttgtccatattgtcttggatcgacggatgcttttcaactgaagaatggtaggaagagttgttggtttgattgtcatcgtcacTTTCTTCcattgcccatccgtacagaagaaataagacattgtttcggcacaaaaaaattgtcagagacggtcctcctccatatctcaccggccagcagatcgatgcagacattgattattacggagctcagaaaaaagttaaagttggaggaaattggcatgttcctggaaatatgcctaatgGGTATGGcgtgtctcacaattggcataagaatagtatattttgggagctaccctattggaaggatcttctcttacgccacaatctggatgtcatgcatattgagaagaactttttttagaacatcatgaatacattacttaacgtccctgagaagacaaaatataacaaaaagtcaaggatagacttacctgatatttgctcaagaagtgagttacatatcaagagcaatgaaaacgttcctgttcccatcttccggttgtcatcagaagccaaaacaaccttgtttgactgggttgcatcagaagttaagtttcctgatgattatgtttcaaatctgtcaagatgtgttgaacgaggtcaaaagttctccggaatgaggagtcatgattgtcatgtgtttatgcaacgactacttccatttgcttttgccgagctccttccagcaaatgtccatgaagcacttgcaggtaattataattttataatatatatacatatgttatgaaatgttattaatttgattacttttgcaatatacagccatcagcgcttttttcagagatctaagcacacgtacgttcgaggaagaagtcatcgaacaacttcatcataacattccgatcatattgtgcaacctggagaagatatttcctccttcattgtTTGActtcatggagcatctagttgtccacctaccgtatgaagcattgcttcgtggacctgttcacaacggatggatgtatccgtatgagcgacaggtgaaacatttgaaggggaaagcaaaggtggaaggttcaatagttgcggggagtttgacagccgaaacatctaacttcacatcatactactttgctccaactgttcgtacgagaaaaagagttcctagaagatatgatgatggtggagtaccgacatcatatccaattgatggtgttcctgacattttctgcgaaattgcatggtttggtggtaaaacgaaagaagtatggtggtcatgtgaagaggataaacatagtgcccacacttatattctgctcaactgcgaggatgcagtgacccgttactttgaaaggtaaatatttttgtgaatgttaattatatgaattgaagttaattatgtatgacttgattatttgtttaatttgcagcatgcttgtatctcaagttgaagaagcaataccaggaatatctacaactgatgtggacacacgtaaagataagtacTTTGTCAATTGGTTAAAAttgggcaacgagtaactacagaatatgtgtgaaaggtgaaacagacttttacgggatcttgcaggagattattgaagtagaatttccggggttattgaaactaaaatgcgtcctcttcaaatgtgaatggttcgatcctgttgtgaatcgagggattcggtataacaaatttggtgtagtgGATGTCagttttgggagaagatacaacaaatttgagcatttcattttagcttcacaagccgagcaagttagcttccttccttatcctcggcttcgaacttccgggataaactggttagctgctatcaaaattacacctcgtggacgcattgtcgctggagaagaaccgcccttgcaagaagaagacgctatcaatgaagttgaggtaccagaacaaccaactgatgaaatccttttgatcgacccgcaaaactttcaatatgaagatatttccgaagatgcgacagatgaagcacgtgaagacgagttcgagagaagcgacgatgatgattgtaatgatagtgatgagaacaaaaacgatttagagtgatgtaatattgatgagaacgaaaatgatttagagtgatgtaatattgatgagaacgaaaacgatttagagtgatgtaatatatgtaacaaatgttgtatttctctattgcaacgtatgtttaaagatatattgtttttttaccatcttaatatatgtgtaacaaatgttgttttatataatatgtatttctttagtttttaaaaaattatttggatttttagggttttagagtttaagttggagaaagagcacgaagtagtagagaagagatatgatgttagatgatatgtgactttggggtttagggatttcattctcggtgtttagggttaagcgttgtaaaatcatCGTAAATTGTTAtctattccacgtaatttcgtcataaatggaaaaacgcgggcctggtaacttcgtcgtagacgcgggcctggtaaattcgtcgtaaaccgacgtttcgacgtaatttcgtcgtaaatgaaaaaaacgcgggcctggtaacttcgtcgtaaatgaaaaaacgtgGGCCTGATAACTTCGTCGTAAgattacgtcgcgtttacgacgaatcattttctatatattgagacgccgagacgaggcttcctcgttcattcctcccaaactcctctcctcttCCTCTAAGGTACACTCTCTTtcctcctttttatttttttttaagttagtttaggttattaattagttaggtaattagtttaggtgattagttagataattagtttaggtgattagttagatgacggaatactatagtttaggtgattagtttggtactggaataattttttaattatgtcgtcataattgattaaatttatttaaattttttttagatagcTCCTAGAAGGAAAACCAGCAGCACTTACTtctgcccagttgtttggcgatggtttcggtacatcttcttccggtccattgtcttccgatgcagttccagactctcagacttctcagagtgttttttcgagtcctcctcttccaccgcagatgcctccacctcctcctccagcggctgcacctcagcctgtcccagaatgtgcagttcatccggatttgcgtgtgccttcatatgctcccttcgcgagatatacggtggggtatttgcttgcccagcctggaccggagggtttggatgttctagaccccgatagaccccgaggaacttattggtaagttattaatttttattacattaaaatttaattaatttttatttctaacggttaaattgtttttttcaggtttggggcaaacaaccgtgttagccggagcgtttcggcgacgattaagggttactacgacggggcatacccgaactggagcaagacaccaaatcacgttaagatcacgtagtttaaatgttttgcggtaagatttttaaatttaattaaattttcatttttaaatatatatatatatatatatatatttaatatttattattaattgtaagtttttaaaaattttatgtttcagcaaaagtgacattggtctttgggaatcaccgagagggtgaaggcggaattcgttgcaaaggcaaagatccgcctctgcaacacagtctctgattggaaggacaagtgggagatctacgggtatgagggaaagcccactgagctcacgacggatgtgtgggatggcctcatcgcctattgggagcacccctcttcgatcaaaaaggccaattcgtgctcgccTTCTcaaaggacgaaggataaagatgatcatttgcccatgcttcacagaaccggacaaaaacctcatgcaggagtccgtctagaagctgtaaattttgttttaaatatatattttaaaatattcaattaatataatttataatattgaatttaattttttttttgtagttcgagaagacggaaGTCTTAtcttctctgtctgacctattcaagatgactcacgccacatccgacggagtttttgaggatcctgcatctgagaaactcttccaaacagtggctggtcggattgaagaacgggagacgcaactaacctaggagtctcccgatggattaccagtcacattgtccaccgaagaggtcgacagaatcttcgaagaggtacaactaaaaatttttgtttacattattttaaatactttaacataattaactatattaatatatgttttgattttataggtggctcctaaaaagaagggacggatagtcggtataggctctattaacgaagttgcaagggaaacttcgtcatacacttcaagacggg
Protein-coding regions in this window:
- the LOC106429685 gene encoding probable protein phosphatase 2C 74, with translation MNSNKIKNKEDEKSEFGDTATKVIGIVGVVGAVVGLLWWIGSGSKKEEKMMKAPGKDGYIVRRDFENSAKDYFKDLRECKFLNGSTDHASLFSQQGKKGPNQDAMIVWENFGSMEDTVFCGVFDGHGPYGHVIAKRVRDLLPLKLGSHLESYLSCEEVLKEISLNTADRMTSDSVVQISGNGESRVYNEDQDMVQMMLTSIVKAYRFMDKELKMQVDVDCFCSGTTAVTMVKQGQHLVVGNIGDSRAVLGTRNKENKLVPFQLTEDLKPDVPVLMLPSEAARIKRCRGRIFALRDEPGVSRLWLPNHNSPGLAMARAFGDFCLKDFILISVPDVSYGRLTEKDEFVVLATDWVRDITLSMK